One Perca flavescens isolate YP-PL-M2 chromosome 9, PFLA_1.0, whole genome shotgun sequence genomic window carries:
- the LOC114561083 gene encoding LOW QUALITY PROTEIN: basigin (The sequence of the model RefSeq protein was modified relative to this genomic sequence to represent the inferred CDS: inserted 1 base in 1 codon; deleted 1 base in 1 codon) has product MDRLDHAALRSLALPMLLPTSTLSITTRRTKGVLVCLSSGYPLPTDWTWFKDGGQTPIINGTTDKYEIKSTPNKTTLVIENLSIEEDIGDYVCSGTNNFGTTSDRIHLRVRGRWAALWPFLGIVXEVIILVTIIFIYEKRRKPDEITGDDDSGAAPLKTNSNANHKDKNVRQRNSN; this is encoded by the exons ATGGACCGTCTTGATCATGCAGCTTTGCGTAGTCTTG CACTTCCCATGTTGTTGCCTACAAGCACTCTGAGCATAACAACGAGAAGGACAAAAGGCGTGCTGGTGTGTTTGAGCAGTGGCTACCCATTGCCTACTGACTGGACCTGGTTCAAAGATGGCGGCCAAACC CCTATCATCAACGGCACTACCGACAAATATGAGATAAAGAGCACCCCTAACAAGACCACTCTGGTCATTGAGAACCTGAGCATCGAAGAAGACATCGGCGACTACGTCTGCTCTGGAACCAAT AACTTCGGCACAACCAGTGACCGGATCCACCTGCGTGTCCGCGGTCGCTGGGCTGCCCTCTGGCCCTTCCTTGGCATCG GCGAGGTCATCATCCTGGTGACCATCATCTTCATCTATGAGAAGAGGAGAAAGCCCGATGAGATCACCGGCG ATGACGACTCAGGAGCTGCTCCTCT GAAGACCAATTCTAATGCAAATCACAAAGACAAGAATGTGAGGCAAAGGAATTCTAATTAG